One window from the genome of Aminivibrio sp. encodes:
- a CDS encoding ATP-binding cassette domain-containing protein — MEAVLRTSSLVFLDRIAYPDVEVRTGEIIFLRGPSGSGKSSFLRLLNGTVSPSSGTVLYRGRNILEIDPLLLRREVILAGQSAYLFPGTVRENFLQYHQYRDSVPPYTESMQACLDACRVPFPLDSPCDTLSGGEKQRVFLAIALSFRPAVFLLDEPTSALDGATAEALMANLTEYCRNHGVAALVVSHDRHLTEKFAERTVDLGGAAS, encoded by the coding sequence ATGGAAGCGGTTCTTCGCACGTCATCCCTCGTCTTTCTGGACAGGATCGCCTATCCTGACGTGGAAGTGCGCACAGGGGAAATCATTTTTCTCCGGGGGCCCAGCGGGAGCGGGAAAAGCTCCTTTCTGCGGCTTCTGAACGGTACCGTTTCCCCTTCGAGCGGCACGGTGTTGTACCGGGGCAGGAATATCCTGGAGATCGATCCTCTCCTTCTCCGGAGGGAGGTCATCCTCGCCGGGCAGTCGGCGTATCTTTTTCCCGGCACGGTGAGGGAAAACTTTCTTCAGTACCACCAGTACAGGGATTCCGTTCCTCCTTACACCGAGTCCATGCAGGCGTGCCTTGATGCCTGCCGGGTTCCCTTTCCCCTTGACTCACCCTGCGACACTCTCTCCGGCGGCGAGAAGCAGCGGGTGTTTCTGGCCATAGCGCTGAGCTTCCGTCCGGCGGTGTTTTTGCTCGACGAACCCACCTCGGCCCTCGACGGGGCCACAGCGGAGGCGTTGATGGCCAACTTGACGGAGTACTGCAGGAACCACGGTGTCGCCGCCCTGGTCGTGAGCCACGACAGGCACCTGACGGAGAAATTTGCCGAACGGACCGTCGACCTGGGGGGTGCGGCATCATGA
- a CDS encoding ABC transporter permease has protein sequence MNGAAAIGIRRFLVIYLLLLVVLAIMKRSRISQTRLLLIASVRMTVQLILAGFVLTYIFENPHPLFTTGYLAAMMAFAIHRVLSKNRDLNRGFKLSIGCSLAFSGFAVLMYFILAVVNQSLFNPQYVIPLSGMIFGNAMTGVSLGVKTFRESIAAGRERMEALLNFGTSPKSILLPFVNQALETAILPTLNSMVGMGIVSLPGMMTGQILSGTLPTTAILYQISIMVAICTVVCLSVFGSLHFGYRTLYNRRSQFCLRGGILTGAGCDDEKPESGTGEGKK, from the coding sequence ATGAACGGCGCCGCAGCCATCGGCATCCGGCGGTTCCTCGTTATCTACCTCCTGTTGCTGGTGGTGCTGGCGATCATGAAGCGGAGCAGGATCAGCCAGACAAGGCTCCTGCTGATCGCAAGCGTTCGGATGACGGTGCAGCTCATTCTCGCCGGGTTCGTACTGACCTACATTTTCGAGAATCCCCACCCCCTGTTCACGACGGGGTACCTGGCCGCCATGATGGCCTTCGCCATCCACAGGGTGCTGTCAAAGAACCGGGACCTCAACCGGGGCTTCAAGCTTTCCATCGGATGTTCCCTTGCCTTTTCCGGCTTTGCGGTGCTGATGTACTTTATTCTTGCGGTGGTGAACCAGAGCCTCTTCAATCCCCAGTACGTGATTCCCCTGAGCGGCATGATCTTCGGGAATGCCATGACCGGCGTGAGCCTGGGGGTGAAGACCTTCCGGGAGAGCATCGCCGCCGGGAGGGAGCGCATGGAGGCCCTCCTCAACTTCGGGACCAGCCCGAAGAGCATTCTGCTGCCCTTCGTGAACCAGGCCCTGGAGACGGCAATTCTTCCCACGCTGAACTCCATGGTGGGCATGGGCATCGTCTCCCTCCCCGGGATGATGACGGGCCAGATCCTCTCTGGAACTCTTCCGACCACGGCCATTCTCTACCAGATCTCCATCATGGTGGCCATCTGCACCGTGGTCTGCCTGTCCGTCTTCGGTTCCCTTCATTTCGGGTACCGTACCCTCTACAACAGGCGGAGCCAGTTCTGCCTGAGGGGCGGCATCCTCACCGGGGCAGGGTGCGATGATGAAAAACCTGAATCCGGAACTGGGGAGGGAAAGAAATGA
- the ybaK gene encoding Cys-tRNA(Pro) deacylase, with product MTPGILAAKKAGVPFTVHEYDHDPSAPSFGMEAAEKLGVPPERVFKTLVVRLDGREPAVAVVPVNSMLSMKAVAKAAGAKKAEMAPQAVVERSTGYVLGGVSPLGQKKRLRTFIDVSAQGFETIFVSAGKRGLDMEIAPGDLRAVCGATFAPLQDRSGG from the coding sequence ATGACTCCGGGAATACTGGCGGCGAAAAAGGCCGGGGTGCCGTTCACGGTGCATGAATACGACCACGACCCTTCGGCGCCGTCCTTCGGCATGGAGGCGGCGGAGAAGCTCGGCGTGCCGCCCGAAAGGGTCTTCAAGACGCTGGTGGTGCGTCTTGACGGCAGGGAGCCGGCGGTGGCGGTGGTCCCGGTGAACTCCATGCTCAGCATGAAGGCCGTGGCCAAGGCAGCCGGGGCGAAGAAGGCCGAAATGGCCCCCCAGGCCGTCGTGGAGCGTTCCACCGGCTACGTTCTCGGCGGAGTGAGCCCTCTCGGCCAGAAAAAACGCCTCCGGACGTTCATCGACGTTTCGGCGCAAGGGTTTGAGACGATCTTCGTCAGTGCGGGAAAACGGGGACTGGATATGGAAATCGCCCCCGGCGACCTGCGGGCTGTGTGCGGAGCAACTTTTGCTCCCCTGCAGGACCGGAGCGGCGGATAA
- a CDS encoding FadR/GntR family transcriptional regulator: protein MMTDRRRALAKELVDHLNSGKIQVNAEEKLPSERDMAAALGVTRPLLRQAIAVLEAFGLLEIRDRQGIFMPRHDLPELIFSGHWPPSMMLEIFQVRMMIEPEAARIVAEKRTPEDLRKIGESVAQMDAIIESGRNDMESLLSKWNRIFHAQIMAATGNQFLCRIYETVSQAYEKASTSLIFRREELRFDEIFSEHRRILDAIREQDGDRAAEHVLHHIQASVERASESIVSSGFKI, encoded by the coding sequence ATGATGACTGACAGAAGACGAGCGCTGGCAAAGGAACTCGTCGACCATCTGAATTCGGGGAAGATACAAGTGAACGCGGAGGAAAAACTTCCTTCCGAGCGGGACATGGCCGCTGCCCTTGGCGTCACGCGGCCCCTGCTGCGGCAGGCCATCGCCGTGCTTGAAGCCTTCGGGTTGCTTGAAATACGGGACAGGCAGGGAATCTTCATGCCCCGGCACGATCTGCCGGAGCTCATTTTTTCGGGTCACTGGCCGCCTTCGATGATGCTGGAAATCTTTCAGGTCCGCATGATGATCGAACCGGAAGCCGCGAGAATCGTGGCGGAAAAACGCACTCCGGAGGATCTGCGGAAGATCGGGGAGTCCGTCGCCCAGATGGATGCCATCATCGAGTCCGGCAGAAACGACATGGAATCGCTTCTCTCAAAGTGGAACAGGATCTTCCATGCCCAGATCATGGCGGCGACCGGGAACCAGTTTCTCTGCCGCATCTACGAAACGGTCTCCCAGGCATACGAGAAGGCGAGCACATCCCTCATCTTCAGGCGGGAGGAACTCCGCTTCGACGAGATATTCAGCGAACACCGGCGTATCCTGGACGCCATAAGGGAGCAGGACGGCGACAGGGCTGCCGAGCATGTGCTCCACCACATTCAGGCCTCGGTGGAGCGGGCTTCGGAAAGCATTGTGAGCTCGGGGTTCAAGATCTGA
- a CDS encoding FAD-binding protein — translation MNTRDNGTFDAIIAGSGIAGLIAACSLTERGAGRIAVLSPGYGGAPYIAAFNAVLPDNPSGDSPEMYCSDMLAAGYGIGNRELVEALGALTGECVTLLERWGVSFARLEDGRYLLRRASGSSCPRSLCRTDTLIGSHIVNVLRSGLGKKGVLFFDNTSCVHLLVSGGRITGTACLTPGEPLKALRAPVVLAAWGGVGNLYCKSTYPADIDGRTLAMGFEAGASLIDLEFVEFEPMVCYGPPDAVGEPCPTAMLGEGAYLLNSRGERFLLKVRPQGEAGAPKSLINNAIREELKAGNGSPLGGVYADLRHLDQKVLEAYPWFYERLKNAGLDVKHHLLEVGPMAHSHSGGLEIDSRCRTNIPGLFAAGEAAGGIHGACRMAGNAATQAAVSGLMAAASMSEFPAEDLPGLPEIPRFSENRAVRAALLPRVRGTVSKYVERERDAIGLQTALGALMDLMAQAKQDTFTEQCALSGLLLAKAALAREETRGTHNRTDFPEQREEFTCSIRLKNAGGEVLLEHIRR, via the coding sequence GTGAATACAAGGGACAACGGTACATTCGACGCAATCATCGCAGGCTCCGGCATCGCCGGCCTGATCGCCGCCTGCTCTCTCACAGAGCGGGGCGCGGGCAGAATCGCCGTTCTTTCCCCGGGCTACGGGGGCGCCCCCTATATCGCCGCCTTCAACGCCGTCCTGCCGGACAACCCTTCCGGAGACAGCCCTGAGATGTACTGTTCGGACATGCTGGCGGCAGGCTACGGCATTGGCAACAGGGAACTCGTGGAGGCTCTGGGAGCTCTGACGGGAGAATGCGTGACTCTCCTGGAGCGCTGGGGGGTATCCTTCGCCAGGCTGGAGGACGGCCGATACCTGCTGCGCAGGGCTTCTGGATCAAGCTGCCCCAGGTCTCTCTGCCGTACCGATACGCTCATCGGCAGCCACATCGTGAACGTGCTGCGCAGTGGACTGGGAAAGAAAGGCGTCCTGTTTTTCGACAACACATCATGCGTTCACCTGCTGGTCAGCGGCGGCCGCATCACCGGAACGGCCTGCCTGACACCCGGAGAGCCTCTGAAAGCGCTTCGGGCTCCTGTCGTCCTAGCGGCTTGGGGCGGTGTGGGCAACCTATACTGCAAATCCACCTATCCCGCCGATATCGATGGGCGAACCCTCGCCATGGGCTTCGAGGCCGGGGCGTCTCTCATCGACCTGGAATTCGTCGAATTCGAACCCATGGTCTGCTACGGCCCTCCCGATGCCGTAGGCGAACCTTGCCCCACCGCCATGCTCGGCGAAGGAGCATACCTTCTCAACAGCAGGGGTGAGCGATTCCTGCTGAAAGTCCGCCCCCAGGGCGAGGCGGGGGCGCCGAAAAGCCTCATCAACAACGCCATACGGGAAGAGCTGAAGGCCGGAAACGGCAGCCCCCTCGGCGGTGTCTACGCGGACCTGCGCCACCTCGACCAGAAGGTGCTCGAGGCCTATCCGTGGTTCTACGAACGGCTGAAAAACGCCGGACTCGACGTGAAACACCATCTCCTGGAGGTGGGTCCCATGGCCCACAGCCATTCGGGAGGGCTGGAAATCGACTCCCGGTGTAGAACGAACATCCCCGGCCTCTTCGCCGCAGGGGAAGCGGCCGGAGGCATACACGGCGCCTGCCGCATGGCGGGCAACGCCGCCACCCAGGCAGCGGTCTCCGGGCTGATGGCGGCAGCCTCCATGTCGGAGTTTCCCGCGGAGGACCTTCCCGGACTACCGGAAATCCCCCGGTTCTCCGAAAACAGGGCCGTTCGGGCGGCTCTCCTTCCCAGGGTCAGGGGAACTGTGTCGAAATACGTGGAGCGGGAGCGGGATGCCATAGGCCTTCAAACGGCTCTGGGGGCCCTCATGGACCTCATGGCTCAGGCGAAGCAGGACACCTTCACTGAGCAGTGCGCCCTTTCGGGCCTGCTGCTCGCAAAGGCCGCCCTGGCCAGGGAAGAGACCCGCGGCACTCACAACAGAACGGATTTTCCGGAACAAAGGGAGGAGTTCACCTGCTCCATCCGTCTGAAGAACGCGGGCGGAGAAGTCCTCTTAGAACATATCCGGAGATAG
- a CDS encoding TRAP transporter fused permease subunit, which yields MSEYTPAKMTARQMIIIAVSFIWIAFQFYLAIFTPLHPMLQSPVHLLLALLVVFLYREAEQGDRLGKIGDLAFFAGIAFLFYYFIWESPRLTTRVAFISDVLPIDVVAMAVCVVVLMEAVRRTMGKILFFFILFFIFYAWFGHHFPSILRYRGTNLETFTELMTMGPDGILGTPLYTSANSLFYFIVFGVFFSACGGGQLLIDIGLKFSNKSSGGPAKAAIISSSLMGMISGSAVANVSTTGVMTIPMMKKVGYTPEQAGAIEAVASTGGQIMPPIMGIGAFIMAEMLGVPYKTVAFSAIIPAVAYYLSIFLFVTFIAQKQRVAKASAEITIEVDVIVPRLYMLLPAVILVYYMVSGASLMRSGMMGIYAAIGVNFVNRFVLGGKYYVSMKRLFEAALQGARQAADIAIPTAACGIIIGIVIQSGLATKLSTIIAGVGVSNLVIALLITMGGCMLLGMALPTVAAYLVANILFVPTLAALKVPALPANMFVFYFGIMAQITPPVCLASFTAAGIAGGNAWKTGWLGARYALVAFLIPFIFVYEPAILLMGSGLEIVKSTAVLFAGTLLLAAGMAGYIFAPLRTIERAVLISAAILMILPERMTDIIGMSMGAAVILLCTLRSRKTLTEEKL from the coding sequence ATGTCAGAGTACACTCCGGCAAAAATGACGGCGAGACAGATGATCATCATAGCGGTCAGCTTCATCTGGATAGCATTCCAGTTCTATCTTGCCATCTTCACCCCTCTTCACCCCATGCTTCAAAGCCCGGTACACCTGCTCCTTGCCCTTCTCGTGGTCTTCCTTTACAGGGAAGCGGAACAGGGAGACCGCCTCGGAAAGATAGGGGATCTGGCCTTTTTTGCCGGAATCGCCTTCCTCTTCTACTACTTCATTTGGGAATCTCCCCGGCTGACGACTAGGGTTGCCTTCATCTCGGACGTACTGCCCATCGATGTCGTCGCCATGGCCGTCTGCGTTGTCGTCCTCATGGAGGCTGTCCGGCGGACCATGGGAAAGATTCTCTTCTTCTTCATCCTTTTCTTTATTTTTTACGCATGGTTCGGCCACCACTTCCCGTCCATCCTCCGATACCGGGGAACGAACCTCGAGACCTTTACTGAACTCATGACCATGGGGCCTGACGGGATTCTCGGAACGCCTCTATACACTTCCGCCAACAGCCTGTTCTACTTCATTGTCTTCGGAGTCTTCTTCTCCGCCTGCGGCGGCGGCCAGCTTCTCATCGATATCGGGCTGAAGTTCTCCAACAAGAGTTCGGGCGGTCCCGCCAAGGCGGCCATCATTTCCTCGAGCCTCATGGGGATGATAAGCGGCAGCGCCGTGGCCAACGTCTCTACCACCGGCGTCATGACCATACCGATGATGAAGAAGGTCGGCTACACCCCGGAGCAGGCCGGGGCCATCGAGGCTGTGGCATCCACGGGCGGACAGATCATGCCGCCCATCATGGGCATCGGGGCCTTCATCATGGCCGAAATGCTGGGCGTCCCCTACAAGACGGTCGCCTTTTCGGCCATCATCCCGGCCGTCGCCTACTACCTGTCCATCTTCCTGTTCGTCACCTTCATAGCCCAGAAACAGCGGGTTGCCAAAGCCTCCGCCGAGATCACCATCGAGGTGGACGTCATAGTTCCCCGGCTGTACATGCTTCTCCCGGCCGTCATCCTCGTCTATTACATGGTGTCCGGGGCATCGCTGATGCGCAGCGGCATGATGGGCATCTACGCCGCCATCGGGGTCAATTTCGTCAACCGATTCGTCCTGGGAGGCAAATACTATGTCAGCATGAAACGCCTCTTCGAGGCGGCCCTCCAGGGAGCCCGCCAGGCCGCCGACATCGCCATCCCAACGGCCGCCTGCGGCATCATCATCGGCATCGTCATCCAGTCGGGTCTTGCAACGAAACTGTCCACCATCATCGCCGGAGTGGGAGTAAGTAATCTGGTCATCGCCCTCCTGATCACCATGGGTGGGTGCATGCTTCTCGGCATGGCCCTGCCCACGGTTGCGGCCTATCTGGTGGCGAACATCCTCTTCGTCCCAACCCTCGCCGCTCTCAAGGTGCCTGCCCTCCCGGCGAACATGTTCGTCTTCTACTTCGGGATCATGGCTCAGATCACACCGCCGGTCTGCCTCGCCTCCTTCACCGCGGCGGGAATCGCCGGGGGCAACGCATGGAAGACAGGGTGGCTCGGGGCCCGGTACGCCCTCGTGGCGTTCCTGATCCCCTTCATCTTTGTCTACGAGCCGGCGATCCTGCTCATGGGATCCGGCCTGGAGATCGTGAAGTCGACGGCGGTGCTCTTCGCGGGAACCCTGCTTCTCGCCGCCGGCATGGCAGGATACATTTTCGCGCCACTGAGAACCATTGAGCGGGCCGTTCTTATCTCCGCCGCCATTCTGATGATCCTGCCGGAGAGAATGACCGACATAATCGGCATGTCCATGGGCGCCGCCGTGATTCTCCTGTGCACCCTCAGAAGCCGGAAAACGCTCACGGAGGAGAAACTGTGA
- a CDS encoding TAXI family TRAP transporter solute-binding subunit: MKISRKVIAFLMVPALLLAFTDGTALAALDQPVKLTFATQSVGSAMYMYASAIVNVWIPALPAGSQIDVTTTSPGGVGAPVILEKGACDIVLGNSAPAKWAYERGILGSKPTKSVRSMAGGLGKDFVNVMFTKEFVDRTGISTVEEVVAKKHPVRIAIKANGSFGELACNKVLEVLGVDYDTIRSWGGSVTQTGSAAIVSLLKDGKADMTIDHVGAGQSATTELCLTTDMFFPELSAETRAKMNDQGFDNITIPANTWNGQTKEIQSVGSPQVVLVSASVPDDVVYVLTKALCEGKDKLVEANATLASFDPATAHDILKTGAPLHPGAEKYYREKNYMK, from the coding sequence ATGAAAATCTCGAGAAAAGTGATTGCGTTTCTTATGGTTCCTGCACTTCTGCTTGCCTTCACCGACGGAACCGCACTCGCCGCGCTTGACCAGCCGGTGAAACTGACCTTTGCCACCCAGAGCGTGGGGTCGGCCATGTACATGTACGCTTCTGCCATCGTCAACGTCTGGATTCCCGCTCTTCCCGCCGGTTCCCAGATCGACGTGACCACCACCTCTCCCGGCGGCGTGGGCGCCCCGGTCATTCTTGAAAAGGGTGCCTGCGACATCGTTCTCGGCAACTCCGCTCCCGCCAAGTGGGCCTACGAGAGAGGAATTCTCGGCAGCAAACCCACTAAGAGCGTTCGGTCTATGGCCGGCGGACTGGGCAAGGATTTCGTCAACGTCATGTTCACCAAGGAATTCGTGGACAGGACGGGCATCTCCACCGTGGAAGAGGTCGTCGCCAAAAAGCATCCCGTGCGCATCGCCATTAAGGCCAACGGGTCCTTCGGCGAACTGGCGTGCAACAAGGTGCTCGAGGTTCTCGGCGTCGATTACGACACTATCAGATCCTGGGGCGGAAGCGTGACCCAGACGGGGAGCGCGGCCATCGTCAGCCTTCTCAAGGACGGCAAGGCGGACATGACCATCGACCACGTGGGGGCCGGACAGTCCGCAACCACGGAACTCTGCCTGACCACCGACATGTTCTTTCCCGAGCTTTCCGCCGAAACCCGGGCGAAGATGAACGACCAGGGCTTCGATAACATCACCATCCCAGCCAACACCTGGAACGGCCAGACGAAGGAAATCCAGTCCGTGGGATCCCCCCAGGTCGTGCTCGTCTCGGCTTCCGTTCCCGATGACGTGGTCTATGTTCTCACAAAGGCCCTCTGCGAAGGCAAGGACAAGCTCGTCGAGGCCAACGCCACACTGGCTTCCTTTGATCCCGCCACGGCCCACGACATACTGAAAACAGGCGCTCCGCTCCACCCCGGCGCAGAGAAGTACTACCGCGAAAAGAACTACATGAAGTAA
- the dapA gene encoding 4-hydroxy-tetrahydrodipicolinate synthase, translating to MIDIHGVIPALVTPMNPDESVNEKELRSQIRRQIAAGVHGLFVFGTNGEFYVLSEAEKLRVLEITVEENNGRLPVYAGTGCPGTADTVRLSRECEKIGADALSIITPFFAALSQKELITHYETIAGSVSIPVILYNIPARTNVSMTPDTVERLSKIPGIAGVKDSSGNFDTILQFLERTAGNDFAVLSGNDSLLLWTLQAGGRGGVCGIANLFPRTLVSVYELWEKGDFAGAKKAQDSIRAIRNCLRLGNPNSIVKMAANLLGYPVGPCRKPFWSEDPKVTEEIGRVLKEHYAGAE from the coding sequence ATGATCGATATTCACGGAGTCATACCGGCACTTGTAACTCCCATGAACCCGGACGAAAGCGTCAATGAAAAAGAGCTCCGGAGTCAGATTCGCCGCCAGATTGCCGCAGGAGTACACGGCCTCTTCGTCTTCGGGACGAACGGAGAGTTTTACGTCTTGAGCGAGGCTGAAAAGCTCCGGGTGCTTGAAATTACCGTAGAAGAGAACAACGGGCGCCTTCCCGTCTATGCGGGAACGGGCTGCCCGGGAACGGCGGATACGGTACGTCTCTCCAGGGAGTGCGAAAAGATCGGCGCCGATGCCCTCTCGATCATCACTCCCTTTTTCGCCGCCCTCTCCCAGAAGGAACTCATTACCCACTACGAGACCATCGCCGGTTCGGTCTCCATCCCTGTGATCCTCTATAACATTCCTGCGCGCACCAACGTTTCAATGACGCCGGACACGGTGGAAAGGCTTTCGAAGATCCCCGGCATCGCCGGAGTGAAGGATTCCAGCGGTAATTTCGACACCATCCTCCAGTTTCTCGAAAGAACGGCGGGCAACGATTTCGCCGTTCTTTCGGGGAACGACTCGCTGCTCCTCTGGACGCTCCAGGCCGGCGGTAGGGGTGGCGTCTGTGGCATCGCCAATCTCTTCCCCCGGACACTGGTGTCGGTATACGAGCTCTGGGAAAAAGGCGACTTCGCAGGGGCCAAAAAAGCCCAGGACTCCATCAGGGCCATACGGAACTGTTTACGGCTCGGCAACCCCAACTCCATCGTCAAAATGGCGGCCAATCTCCTCGGCTATCCTGTGGGGCCGTGCCGGAAGCCCTTCTGGAGCGAGGATCCCAAGGTGACGGAAGAAATCGGCAGGGTGCTGAAAGAGCACTACGCGGGCGCGGAATGA
- a CDS encoding iron-containing alcohol dehydrogenase encodes MTYRMRPPRDVVSGNGSLEQIGEIVSSYAPTSVAFLVDGNVRKNGGADRTLELLAVPGSELHIVSDIPVEPETGQVKELFGKLKGLGVDLVVAMGGGSVLDSAKMVSVLLRNPGYQDNLLDAQLIRERGVPLIAIPTSAGTGSEATPNSIVMVPEQKLKVGVVHPFFVPDCVFLDPAATLTLPPNVTAATGLDAFCHAIECFISKKRNPFSDLYALEAIRLISRSLMKAYKDGLDLQAREDLLLAAFYGGMCIASSSTVAVHALSYPLGGRYRIPHGISNAILLPWVMEFNRHAVTDRFAEVAAAMGIPPGADDEETSKKTVEGIFSLVRSLGIPSDLREWGVRKEDLDEIVAAAMKVTRLLDNNPKSVTPEDARNIYLKLLP; translated from the coding sequence ATGACCTACAGAATGCGTCCGCCGCGGGATGTGGTTTCAGGGAATGGAAGCCTGGAGCAGATAGGGGAGATCGTTTCTTCCTACGCCCCCACATCCGTTGCCTTCCTTGTGGACGGAAACGTGCGGAAAAACGGCGGAGCCGACAGAACACTGGAGCTGCTGGCTGTTCCCGGTTCCGAGCTCCACATTGTCAGCGACATTCCCGTGGAGCCGGAGACAGGCCAGGTGAAGGAGCTTTTCGGAAAACTGAAGGGTCTCGGAGTGGATCTGGTAGTGGCTATGGGGGGCGGAAGCGTCCTCGACAGCGCGAAAATGGTCTCCGTGCTCCTCCGGAACCCCGGCTACCAGGACAACCTGCTGGACGCTCAGCTCATCAGGGAAAGGGGTGTTCCCCTGATCGCGATACCCACTTCCGCAGGAACGGGCTCAGAGGCGACCCCGAACTCCATCGTGATGGTCCCTGAACAGAAGCTGAAAGTGGGGGTTGTCCATCCCTTTTTCGTTCCCGACTGCGTCTTCCTCGATCCCGCCGCCACCCTGACCCTCCCCCCGAACGTCACCGCTGCAACAGGGTTGGACGCCTTCTGCCACGCCATAGAGTGCTTCATCTCGAAGAAACGGAATCCCTTCTCGGACCTGTACGCCCTCGAGGCCATAAGACTGATCAGCCGCAGCCTGATGAAGGCCTACAAAGACGGCTTGGATCTTCAGGCACGGGAAGACTTGCTTCTCGCCGCCTTCTACGGGGGCATGTGCATCGCATCCTCCAGCACCGTGGCCGTTCATGCCCTCTCCTATCCCTTGGGCGGGCGGTACCGCATACCCCACGGCATATCCAACGCCATTCTTCTTCCCTGGGTCATGGAATTCAACCGGCATGCCGTGACAGACAGGTTCGCCGAAGTCGCCGCCGCCATGGGCATTCCTCCGGGAGCCGATGATGAGGAGACGTCGAAAAAAACCGTGGAGGGCATCTTTTCACTAGTGCGTTCCCTGGGCATCCCGTCCGACCTCCGGGAATGGGGGGTCCGGAAGGAAGACCTTGACGAGATCGTCGCCGCGGCGATGAAGGTCACCCGGCTGCTCGACAACAACCCGAAGTCCGTCACGCCGGAGGACGCCCGGAACATTTACCTGAAACTGCTGCCGTAG